A window of Streptomyces sp. NBC_01224 genomic DNA:
TCGAGGTCGCCGAGCTCCGCGACGAGCTGGACGCACTCGGCGTCGGCATCATCCAGCCGTCCAACGCCCTCCATGTGATGCGGGAGATCGGGGTTCTCGACGACTGCCTCAAGGCGGGCTTCGAGTGGGAGATCCTGACCATCGCCGACCCGGCGGGCAACACGCTCGCCGAGATACCGCAGCCGCGGATGGGCGACGCGCCCTCCAACAACGGCATCCCGCGCCCCGCCCTGGCCCAGGTGCTCAGCGCCGCCGCCGTCGCCGCCGGGGCCACGATCCGCTTCGGAACCACCATCACCGAGCTGACCGACGACGGCTCCGGCGTGGACGTCGCCCTCTCCGACGGCTCCACCGGCCGCTGGGACCTGGTGGCCGGCTTCGACGGCATCGGTTCGCCGCTGCGCACCCGGCTGTACGGGGACCGTTACGCCCCCGAGTACACCGGCTTCGCCAACTGGCGTGTAACAGTGCCCCGGCAGCCCCAGGTGCGGGGTGTGGTGATGGGCACCGCGGGCAAGGAGGCCAAGGCGTTGCTCACCCCGATCACCGATGAACTGATGTACCTGGGTGCGGTGTTCGCGGAGTCCGAGGAATTCCGGCCGGACCCGGAGCGGGCCCATGAGCAGCTCACGCAGCGGCTGGCGATGTTCTCCGGACCGGTCGCCGAGGCGCTCGCCGCCGTCACCGAACCGGCCGCGGTGGTGTACTCACGGATCTCCCAGGTGACGGTCGAGGAGCCGTGGCACGTCGGCCGGGTGGTGCTGGCCGGTGACGCCGCGCACGCCTCCACCCCGCACATCGC
This region includes:
- a CDS encoding FAD-dependent monooxygenase yields the protein MASPLHVLIHGGGIGGLTLATALARRGHTVEVAELRDELDALGVGIIQPSNALHVMREIGVLDDCLKAGFEWEILTIADPAGNTLAEIPQPRMGDAPSNNGIPRPALAQVLSAAAVAAGATIRFGTTITELTDDGSGVDVALSDGSTGRWDLVAGFDGIGSPLRTRLYGDRYAPEYTGFANWRVTVPRQPQVRGVVMGTAGKEAKALLTPITDELMYLGAVFAESEEFRPDPERAHEQLTQRLAMFSGPVAEALAAVTEPAAVVYSRISQVTVEEPWHVGRVVLAGDAAHASTPHIAQGAAMAVEDALVLAESLDAEAGVAAALEAWEARRRPRAMWVQAMSRAVLKQETGTGTTPEEDELLKVGIPGAAHVLVKPY